One genomic segment of Rivularia sp. PCC 7116 includes these proteins:
- a CDS encoding HAD family hydrolase: MTAISPTILALDFDGVICNGLIEYFQVAWRTHCKFWPCANQNQTEEIANKFYRLRPVIETGWEMPVLVKALLEGFEEDNILQAWHDISQKILRQNDFSAQEIAFSLDTQRDEWIANDLDGWLSMHKFYPGVVERIQNIYNTQTALYIVTTKEGRFVKELLQKAGFDLPREAIFGKEEKRPKYEILRELKQDSNYSSVNLWFLEDRIKTLQKVKVQEDLQEVELFLCDWGYNTAKERENAQQDTRINLISLAQFTQDFGEWQS, from the coding sequence ATGACCGCAATTAGCCCGACAATTCTAGCTTTGGACTTTGATGGTGTAATCTGTAACGGCTTGATAGAATACTTTCAAGTAGCTTGGCGTACTCACTGCAAATTTTGGCCTTGTGCGAACCAAAATCAAACAGAAGAAATAGCTAATAAATTTTATCGCCTTCGTCCTGTAATAGAAACTGGTTGGGAAATGCCAGTGTTAGTAAAAGCATTATTAGAAGGTTTTGAGGAAGATAATATTTTGCAAGCATGGCATGATATATCTCAAAAAATTCTTCGTCAAAATGACTTTTCAGCCCAGGAAATTGCTTTTAGTTTAGATACGCAGCGCGATGAATGGATAGCCAATGATTTAGATGGTTGGCTAAGTATGCATAAATTTTATCCCGGAGTAGTAGAAAGAATTCAAAATATATATAATACTCAAACTGCATTATATATAGTGACAACAAAAGAAGGACGTTTTGTCAAAGAATTGTTGCAAAAAGCAGGTTTTGATTTACCGCGAGAAGCAATTTTCGGTAAAGAAGAAAAGCGTCCTAAATATGAAATATTGCGAGAATTAAAACAAGATTCTAACTATTCATCGGTTAATCTATGGTTTTTAGAAGACCGGATAAAAACGTTACAAAAAGTAAAAGTGCAAGAAGATTTACAAGAGGTAGAATTGTTCCTTTGCGACTGGGGTTATAATACTGCCAAAGAAAGAGAAAATGCTCAACAAGATACGCGAATAAATTTAATATCACTGGCTCAATTTACCCAAGACTTTGGTGAATGGCAAAGTTGA
- a CDS encoding DUF4058 family protein has product MNNPFPGMNPYLEQPELWHQVHNRLIVAIADEITPQVAPQYHVAIVERVYSSISDNLLVGIADVAVSRRNDSSERIAVMTQELIQPKKVSVPIPEETVERYLEVRSTQSGEVISVIEILSPKNKRSKQGREAYENKLIF; this is encoded by the coding sequence ATGAATAATCCTTTTCCAGGAATGAACCCATATTTGGAACAGCCAGAATTATGGCATCAAGTTCATAACCGCTTAATTGTAGCAATTGCAGATGAAATTACTCCACAAGTAGCTCCTCAATATCATGTTGCTATCGTAGAACGAGTTTATAGCAGTATTTCAGACAATTTGCTTGTCGGAATTGCAGATGTAGCAGTTTCCCGACGTAATGATTCAAGCGAGAGAATTGCTGTGATGACGCAGGAATTAATTCAACCTAAAAAAGTATCGGTACCCATACCAGAAGAAACCGTAGAAAGATATTTAGAAGTTCGTTCGACTCAATCTGGAGAAGTAATTTCAGTAATTGAAATACTTTCACCCAAAAATAAACGTTCTAAACAAGGTAGAGAAGCTTACGAAAATAAGCTAATATTTTAA
- a CDS encoding Na+/proline symporter, with the protein MLQLVDYLIIAVYLISIVIFGIYLERKARAGIDSYFLGNRNMPWWVLGASGMASNTDLAGTMIISALIYAVGAKGFFIEIRGGVVLIMAILMIFMGKWNRRAQVMTLAEWMRFRFGEGREGNTARIISAIANLMFAVGAMSFFTVAGGKFLGQFLGINDELASLALVTLALVYTAASGFYGVVWTDVFQGVLIFVAIIYVCVLALQTATIPDTFSVSIPAGDGFEFKQWNFADWSSISPSLTLDLPGDYSAFNLFGGVIFFYLIKECMAGIGGGGGYMVQRYFAAKSDREAGLLSLFWILLLSFRWPLVTAFAMLGIHYGATQEVISDPELILPTVIGEYVPVGIKGILIACFIAAAMSTFDSIINSSAAYWVKDIYQAYLKPEASSQQLLTQSRLASVVIVVVGMLFSYQIKNINEIWGWLTLGLGAGLAIPLVLRWYWWRFNGYGFAAGTAAGMLAAIVTKAFIIKNIDSQLQEYALFLIPSISSFIGCIIGTFTTQPTDLQVIDNFYKVTRPFGFWGIVRKNLPANIQQKIKNENRRDIVSTLIAIPWQLTLFMLGITFMMKRWDVFGTLLAVFIMLSIALYFTWFKYLSKEVKITEEL; encoded by the coding sequence ATGCTACAGCTAGTTGATTATCTAATAATTGCTGTTTACTTAATTTCTATAGTAATCTTTGGGATTTATCTGGAAAGAAAAGCTCGCGCGGGTATTGATTCCTATTTTTTGGGAAACCGTAATATGCCTTGGTGGGTTTTGGGTGCTTCGGGGATGGCATCGAATACCGATTTGGCGGGTACGATGATTATCAGTGCTTTGATTTACGCAGTGGGAGCCAAAGGATTTTTTATCGAAATTCGCGGTGGTGTGGTGTTAATCATGGCAATTTTGATGATTTTTATGGGTAAATGGAATCGTCGCGCTCAGGTAATGACGTTAGCTGAATGGATGCGGTTTCGTTTCGGTGAAGGAAGGGAAGGAAATACGGCTCGGATTATTAGCGCGATCGCAAATTTAATGTTTGCAGTGGGAGCCATGAGCTTTTTTACTGTTGCTGGCGGTAAATTTTTAGGTCAATTTCTCGGAATTAACGATGAACTAGCTTCACTTGCTTTAGTGACTCTAGCTTTGGTGTACACTGCTGCCAGCGGTTTTTACGGTGTTGTTTGGACTGATGTTTTTCAAGGTGTTTTGATTTTTGTGGCGATAATTTACGTTTGTGTCTTAGCGCTGCAAACTGCAACTATTCCCGATACATTCTCAGTTTCGATTCCTGCTGGTGATGGTTTTGAGTTCAAACAGTGGAATTTTGCTGACTGGAGCAGTATTTCACCATCTTTAACTTTGGATTTACCTGGAGACTATTCCGCATTTAATTTATTCGGTGGAGTAATTTTCTTTTATTTAATCAAAGAATGTATGGCTGGTATCGGTGGGGGTGGTGGCTATATGGTTCAACGTTATTTTGCTGCTAAAAGCGATAGGGAAGCGGGTTTACTTTCTTTGTTCTGGATTCTCTTACTTTCATTCAGATGGCCACTTGTTACCGCTTTTGCGATGCTGGGCATTCATTACGGAGCAACCCAAGAGGTTATATCAGATCCAGAATTGATTTTACCTACGGTAATTGGAGAATACGTGCCAGTAGGAATTAAAGGAATATTAATAGCTTGTTTTATTGCAGCAGCAATGTCTACTTTTGACTCTATCATTAATTCCAGCGCCGCTTACTGGGTAAAAGATATTTATCAAGCATATCTAAAACCCGAAGCATCCAGCCAGCAACTACTTACCCAAAGTCGTTTAGCATCGGTAGTGATTGTAGTTGTAGGAATGCTATTTAGTTACCAAATTAAAAATATTAACGAAATTTGGGGATGGCTAACCTTGGGATTGGGAGCAGGATTAGCAATTCCTTTGGTATTAAGATGGTATTGGTGGCGCTTTAACGGTTATGGATTTGCTGCTGGTACGGCAGCAGGGATGTTAGCAGCCATAGTTACTAAAGCATTCATCATCAAGAATATAGATTCACAGTTACAAGAATATGCTTTGTTTCTCATCCCTAGTATTTCCTCATTCATTGGCTGCATCATCGGCACATTTACAACCCAACCAACAGATTTACAGGTAATAGATAACTTCTATAAAGTTACCAGACCATTCGGCTTTTGGGGAATAGTGCGGAAAAATCTTCCTGCTAATATCCAGCAGAAAATTAAAAACGAAAATCGCCGCGATATTGTTTCTACATTGATTGCAATTCCCTGGCAATTGACTTTATTTATGCTGGGAATTACCTTTATGATGAAGCGCTGGGATGTTTTTGGTACTCTTTTGGCAGTGTTTATAATGCTTTCAATTGCCTTATATTTTACTTGGTTTAAATATCTTTCTAAAGAAGTGAAGATTACTGAAGAGTTGTAG
- a CDS encoding pentapeptide repeat-containing protein codes for MQIIFNSKFISQKFFQSLVISLMLFVPVLTTNPASAAKPEHVKKLLDTKKCNRCDLSSADFNRKNLRKVDLGSSDLSYANLSYAQLNRAELYRANLRSTNLSHADLSYADLSQADLSNANLSNADLSYADLSDTKLTGINLSNTKLRGTRLDDVNLYGVNLSGADLSGVNLRYVNLNGAILNRVNLKYANLKNFDFKGTSLQNADLSGANLRNANFRNAKLQNANLSNTNLDGANLRYAELIGVRLNGASLRNADLRGANLDIKYIPDDNFIADASDFMNWGHNRYHRDDYQSAVTYYSRAIELDSRSAAAYTYRGLAKSKLQNYQGALDDYERAIEINPSYAEAYNNRAYLYIQQEKYQLALQDFDRAISINPQYASAYNGKASIYVEQKDYSKAVQNATEAIRFNSRYARAYNNRGLGQYGLKNYQAAAKDFRNAIKFSRRWATAYYNSGRARYAIGLYKDATKHFDKAIKINREHVDAYYYRSLARFDRKKYEDAIKDSNRVIARNPSYAAAYEIKGKSLLALNKPVEAKQAFDKAVKIYAQKQDKESLQRLQKMIAGI; via the coding sequence ATGCAAATAATCTTCAATTCTAAATTTATTTCTCAAAAGTTTTTTCAAAGCCTTGTAATTTCCTTAATGTTGTTCGTACCAGTATTGACAACTAATCCTGCAAGCGCAGCAAAACCAGAACACGTTAAAAAGTTATTAGATACAAAAAAATGCAATCGATGCGATTTAAGTAGTGCTGACTTTAATCGTAAAAACCTCAGAAAAGTAGATTTAGGTTCTTCGGATTTAAGTTATGCCAATTTGAGTTATGCACAATTAAATCGTGCCGAATTATATCGCGCTAATTTACGCAGCACTAATTTGAGTCATGCCGATTTAAGTTACGCCGATTTGAGTCAAGCAGATTTAAGTAATGCCAATTTGAGTAATGCCGATTTAAGTTATGCCGATTTAAGCGATACTAAGTTAACTGGTATCAACTTATCTAATACCAAACTCAGGGGAACAAGACTCGATGATGTTAATCTCTATGGTGTCAATTTAAGTGGTGCGGATTTATCTGGTGTTAACTTAAGGTACGTAAACCTTAATGGTGCCATTTTAAATCGAGTTAATCTTAAATATGCGAATTTAAAAAATTTCGATTTTAAAGGTACATCGCTACAAAATGCCGATTTATCTGGCGCAAATCTGAGAAATGCCAACTTCAGAAATGCCAAACTTCAAAATGCTAATTTAAGTAATACTAACCTCGATGGTGCGAATCTTCGATATGCAGAATTGATTGGAGTTAGACTTAATGGCGCAAGTTTGCGAAATGCCGATTTAAGAGGCGCTAATTTAGATATAAAATACATCCCTGATGACAATTTTATTGCTGATGCTTCTGACTTTATGAACTGGGGACACAATCGTTATCACCGAGACGATTATCAAAGCGCGGTTACTTATTATAGTAGAGCAATAGAACTTGATTCTAGATCCGCAGCAGCTTACACTTATAGAGGTTTAGCTAAAAGTAAATTACAAAATTATCAAGGTGCCCTTGATGATTACGAGCGAGCAATAGAAATTAATCCTAGTTACGCCGAAGCATATAATAATCGGGCTTATCTCTACATTCAGCAAGAAAAATATCAACTTGCACTTCAGGATTTTGATCGAGCAATTAGTATTAATCCACAATATGCTTCAGCTTACAATGGTAAAGCTAGTATTTATGTTGAGCAAAAAGACTATTCAAAAGCAGTACAGAATGCAACAGAAGCGATTAGATTTAATTCCAGATATGCCCGAGCATATAACAATAGAGGTTTAGGGCAATACGGCTTAAAAAATTATCAGGCTGCGGCTAAAGATTTTCGTAACGCGATTAAATTCTCTCGTCGTTGGGCGACAGCATATTATAATTCGGGACGTGCCCGTTATGCGATTGGTTTATATAAAGATGCAACCAAACATTTTGATAAAGCTATCAAAATCAATCGAGAACATGTTGACGCTTACTACTATAGAAGTTTAGCTCGCTTCGATCGCAAGAAATATGAAGATGCAATTAAAGATAGCAATCGAGTAATTGCACGTAACCCCAGTTATGCAGCAGCTTATGAAATAAAAGGTAAATCTTTGCTGGCATTAAATAAACCTGTTGAAGCCAAACAAGCTTTTGACAAAGCCGTTAAAATTTATGCTCAAAAGCAGGATAAAGAAAGTTTGCAACGCCTGCAAAAAATGATTGCTGGTATTTAA
- a CDS encoding DNA cytosine methyltransferase, translating to MRPIAVDLFAGAGGMTLGFEQAGFDVLAAVELDPIHCAVHEFNFPFWSTLCARVEKISGKKIRRLSTIRNKEIDVVFGGSPCQGFSMMGKRALDDPRNSLVFHFLRLILELQPKYFVFENVPGLTVGEHRIFLSTVIAEFEKNGYRVEANYQVLNAANYGVPQDRARLFIFGCRQGLNLPKYPQPLTAPKISKKSKYIVNNPDLPATPTVWDAICDLPEVENYSELIERDWVIAKYGEPSNYSSQLRGISSIEKNYSYERLFDNFFLTCSTRTKHNLQSISRFKQTEPGKTEPVSHFHKLAANGISKTLRAGTPRNRGAFTSPRPIHPVTPRCITVREAARLHSYPDWFRFHLTKWHGFRQIGNSVPPLLAKAIATEIIRALEITPVKPEQIQPLGDDSLLELNMSQAAKKFGVDENIIERRIRKKKQD from the coding sequence ATGCGTCCTATTGCTGTAGATTTGTTTGCGGGTGCGGGGGGGATGACTCTTGGTTTTGAACAAGCTGGTTTTGATGTGCTTGCTGCTGTAGAATTAGACCCAATTCACTGTGCTGTTCATGAATTTAATTTTCCTTTTTGGTCTACTTTATGTGCAAGGGTAGAGAAGATTTCGGGTAAGAAAATTAGAAGACTTTCTACAATTAGAAATAAAGAAATCGATGTTGTATTTGGTGGTTCTCCCTGTCAGGGATTTTCGATGATGGGAAAACGGGCTTTAGATGACCCCAGAAATTCTTTGGTATTTCACTTTTTACGGTTAATTTTAGAGCTACAGCCTAAATATTTCGTATTTGAAAATGTACCGGGTTTAACTGTAGGGGAGCATCGCATATTTCTATCAACAGTAATTGCAGAATTTGAGAAAAACGGTTATCGAGTAGAAGCGAATTATCAAGTCCTGAATGCTGCTAATTATGGGGTTCCTCAAGACAGAGCTAGATTATTTATCTTCGGATGTCGTCAAGGTTTAAATTTACCAAAATATCCCCAGCCACTTACTGCACCCAAAATATCTAAAAAATCAAAATATATTGTAAATAATCCCGATTTACCTGCAACTCCTACAGTATGGGATGCGATTTGCGATCTACCGGAAGTGGAAAATTATTCAGAATTGATTGAAAGAGATTGGGTAATTGCTAAATATGGTGAACCAAGCAATTACAGCAGTCAATTACGGGGTATTTCATCAATCGAAAAGAATTATTCTTACGAACGTTTATTTGATAATTTTTTTCTTACTTGCAGTACTCGTACCAAACATAATTTGCAGTCTATCAGCAGATTTAAACAAACCGAACCCGGTAAAACTGAACCAGTTAGCCACTTTCATAAACTAGCAGCAAACGGTATCAGCAAAACTCTCAGAGCGGGAACACCTAGAAATCGCGGTGCTTTCACTTCTCCCCGCCCGATTCATCCGGTAACTCCTAGATGTATTACCGTCAGAGAAGCAGCGAGATTACATTCCTACCCCGATTGGTTTCGCTTTCACCTGACAAAATGGCATGGATTCCGGCAAATAGGAAACTCAGTTCCTCCTTTGTTAGCTAAGGCGATCGCTACAGAAATTATTCGAGCTTTAGAAATCACTCCAGTTAAACCAGAACAAATACAGCCATTAGGTGATGATAGTTTATTAGAGTTAAATATGTCTCAAGCCGCTAAAAAATTTGGAGTTGATGAAAATATTATCGAGCGGAGGATAAGGAAGAAAAAACAAGATTAG
- a CDS encoding PAS domain S-box protein, which yields MLAEHLLTIPKTEYESMTKKIKQLESSVNTLETRLHGLADNVPGMIYQFCLNPDGTMHAPYVSSGCQLIYEVEPHCIQQDSQIITSMVHPDDIALLEQTILESAQTLQKWELEWRIRSPSGLEKWLQGFSQPELQPDNSVVWYGCIIDITQRKQAEIDIAQINENLQANVRKKTLELQLSQERLQRLADKVPGMLYEYRFDAEGNGSFSYVSSGSHLIYELQPEQILQDVELVNQQIYPEDSLKLQEAVFKSAQTLEKWESSWRITTPSGKQKWLQGISQPTLQEDGSILWYGCFVDITKRQQIETELRQKEAQYRKIFETINDGFSIYDLETEKIVTANLAASEMHGYAQAEFLELHPTAYIHSSCHHLFANLIESISSGTPFHSQSIDVCKDGSTINVDLKGIRFIYNGKACALITTRDITAQKRVEEKIQQQAKTLQLALHKIKSTQAKLVQSEKMSSLGQMVAGVAHEINNPVNFIHGNLKPACEYVQDLLRLLRLYQQHYPQPDSEIQTEIETIELDFLQEDLIKILKSMQEGTTRIREIVLSLRNFSRLDEADFKKANIHEGIDSTLMILNNRLKIKPGSPEIQIIKEYDTSLPAIDCYAGQLNQVFMNILVNAIDALEDKMKKNKDNLNYQITISTKFVQSKFVRITIADNGCGIPTAIQTKLFDPFFTTKEVGKGTGLGLSISYQIVVEKHRGKLYCYSKPAKGTEFVIEIPVLQ from the coding sequence ATGTTAGCAGAGCATCTACTTACCATTCCCAAAACTGAATACGAATCGATGACTAAGAAAATTAAGCAATTGGAATCTTCTGTAAATACATTAGAAACAAGATTGCACGGTTTAGCCGATAACGTACCGGGGATGATTTATCAATTTTGTCTTAATCCCGATGGTACCATGCACGCACCTTATGTATCTTCAGGTTGTCAACTAATTTATGAAGTAGAGCCGCATTGTATTCAACAAGATTCACAAATAATTACCTCGATGGTGCATCCAGATGATATAGCTTTGTTGGAGCAAACCATTTTAGAATCGGCTCAAACTTTACAAAAATGGGAATTAGAATGGCGCATCAGAAGCCCTTCAGGTTTAGAAAAATGGCTACAAGGATTTTCACAACCCGAATTACAACCAGATAACTCTGTAGTTTGGTACGGTTGCATTATTGATATTACCCAACGCAAGCAAGCTGAAATCGACATAGCACAAATAAACGAAAATTTACAAGCAAATGTACGAAAAAAGACTTTAGAATTACAGCTTTCTCAAGAAAGATTACAGCGTTTAGCCGATAAGGTACCGGGAATGCTTTATGAATATCGATTTGATGCTGAGGGGAATGGTTCATTTTCCTATGTCTCTTCCGGAAGTCATTTGATTTATGAGCTACAACCAGAACAAATCCTACAAGATGTAGAACTTGTCAATCAGCAAATTTATCCTGAAGATAGTCTCAAATTACAAGAAGCTGTTTTCAAGTCTGCTCAAACTCTTGAAAAATGGGAATCTTCTTGGCGCATTACTACACCTTCGGGTAAACAAAAGTGGTTGCAGGGTATTTCCCAACCAACATTACAAGAAGATGGTTCGATACTTTGGTACGGTTGCTTTGTTGATATTACCAAACGCCAGCAAATAGAAACAGAATTGCGGCAAAAAGAAGCTCAATATCGCAAAATATTTGAAACAATTAATGATGGTTTTAGTATTTATGATTTAGAAACAGAGAAAATAGTAACGGCAAACTTGGCAGCTAGCGAAATGCACGGTTATGCTCAAGCAGAATTTTTAGAATTACATCCTACAGCTTATATTCATTCTTCCTGCCATCATTTATTTGCAAATTTAATTGAAAGTATATCTTCCGGTACACCTTTTCATTCGCAATCAATTGATGTATGTAAAGATGGTTCTACAATAAATGTTGATCTTAAAGGAATTCGCTTTATTTACAACGGTAAAGCTTGTGCTTTAATAACAACAAGAGATATCACGGCGCAAAAACGGGTAGAAGAAAAAATACAGCAACAAGCTAAAACTCTTCAATTAGCTTTACACAAAATCAAAAGCACCCAAGCCAAACTTGTACAATCGGAGAAAATGTCATCCTTAGGGCAAATGGTAGCTGGAGTTGCTCACGAAATTAACAATCCAGTTAATTTTATTCATGGAAACCTCAAACCTGCTTGCGAATACGTGCAAGATTTATTGCGGTTGCTTAGACTTTACCAACAACATTACCCCCAACCCGACTCAGAAATTCAAACAGAAATCGAAACAATCGAACTCGATTTTCTTCAAGAAGATTTAATTAAAATACTTAAATCTATGCAGGAAGGTACCACTCGTATCCGAGAAATTGTTTTATCGCTGCGAAATTTTTCCCGATTGGATGAAGCTGATTTTAAGAAAGCAAATATTCATGAAGGTATTGATTCCACCTTGATGATTTTAAATAACCGTCTCAAAATTAAACCAGGTAGCCCCGAAATTCAAATAATTAAAGAATACGATACTTCATTACCTGCAATCGATTGTTATGCTGGACAACTTAACCAAGTATTTATGAATATTTTGGTCAACGCCATCGATGCATTAGAAGATAAAATGAAAAAGAATAAAGATAATCTTAATTATCAAATTACTATTAGTACTAAATTTGTTCAGTCAAAATTTGTTAGAATCACAATCGCTGATAATGGTTGTGGAATACCTACGGCTATCCAAACTAAACTATTTGACCCGTTTTTCACTACCAAAGAAGTCGGTAAAGGTACTGGGCTAGGATTATCTATTAGCTACCAAATCGTAGTTGAAAAGCACCGTGGAAAACTTTATTGTTATTCTAAGCCAGCAAAAGGAACCGAGTTTGTGATTGAGATACCAGTTTTGCAGTGA
- a CDS encoding GTP-binding protein encodes MNQQETHLNRARASLRQAMSWYGNLRKSGFDSELAGLVKPEIQLLTSNLNKLDYNVIRIAAFGLVSRGKSAVLNALMGQKILETGPLNGVTQYPRSIRWNPGGKVEVELIDTPGLDEIAGEARGQMAREVTRQADLILFVVSGDITRTEYEALLDLRKAQKPLILVFNKTDLYPDTDKKAIYANLQQLAAGSSMKPLKPDEIVMVAAEPAPMEVRVEYADGTEDYEWETLPPQIEQLQQTILTILNREGRSLLSLNALVQARDAEESIAYKTIELREKEAEDLIWQYAKYKALAVGLNPIAIFDVCGGIVADLALIRSLSRLYGLPMTGYKAGKLLKTILFSSGGLLLGELGSSFLLGFGKSAIAVTSSENPMNITAFAGTAVTQAGIAGYGAYSVGKAAQAYLEKGCSWGELGVSNVIEEILREVEPDTILYRLQQELGNW; translated from the coding sequence ATGAATCAGCAAGAAACTCATTTAAATCGCGCTCGTGCTAGTCTCAGACAGGCAATGTCATGGTATGGCAATTTGCGTAAATCGGGGTTTGATTCGGAGTTAGCGGGTTTGGTTAAGCCGGAAATACAGCTTTTAACCTCTAATCTAAATAAGCTCGATTACAACGTGATTCGCATTGCTGCTTTTGGGTTAGTAAGTCGCGGCAAATCTGCGGTTTTGAATGCGCTGATGGGACAAAAGATTCTGGAGACGGGGCCACTTAATGGTGTTACTCAATACCCGCGCTCTATTCGCTGGAATCCCGGTGGGAAGGTAGAAGTTGAATTAATTGATACTCCAGGTTTAGATGAAATTGCTGGGGAAGCAAGGGGACAAATGGCTCGGGAAGTTACCCGTCAAGCTGATTTAATTTTATTTGTTGTTTCTGGTGATATTACTCGTACAGAATATGAAGCACTGCTAGATTTAAGGAAAGCTCAAAAACCGTTAATTTTAGTATTTAACAAAACCGATTTATATCCCGATACTGATAAAAAAGCAATTTACGCTAATTTACAACAATTAGCTGCGGGAAGTTCCATGAAGCCCTTGAAACCCGATGAAATAGTTATGGTAGCTGCTGAGCCTGCACCAATGGAGGTTAGAGTTGAATATGCGGATGGTACCGAGGATTATGAATGGGAAACTTTACCACCGCAAATAGAGCAACTTCAACAAACTATTTTGACAATTCTCAATCGTGAAGGGCGTTCCCTTTTATCGTTAAACGCTTTGGTACAAGCAAGAGATGCGGAAGAATCCATTGCATATAAAACAATAGAATTGCGAGAAAAAGAAGCAGAAGATTTAATTTGGCAATATGCAAAATATAAAGCATTGGCTGTGGGTTTAAATCCTATCGCAATATTTGATGTATGCGGAGGGATTGTGGCGGATTTAGCATTAATTCGCTCTTTGTCTCGACTTTATGGTTTACCAATGACTGGTTATAAAGCTGGAAAACTGTTAAAAACTATTTTATTTAGTTCCGGTGGTTTGTTGTTAGGGGAATTAGGCAGCAGCTTTCTTCTGGGTTTTGGAAAGAGCGCGATCGCAGTTACTAGTAGTGAAAATCCCATGAATATCACCGCGTTTGCAGGAACCGCCGTCACGCAAGCGGGTATTGCCGGATACGGTGCTTATTCCGTAGGTAAAGCTGCTCAAGCCTATTTAGAAAAAGGCTGCTCCTGGGGTGAATTAGGGGTTAGTAATGTAATCGAAGAAATATTGCGGGAAGTTGAACCCGATACTATTTTGTATCGTTTGCAGCAAGAGTTGGGGAATTGGTAA
- a CDS encoding NADPH:quinone oxidoreductase family protein — MKAIQVHEFGSPETVIKLEEIPNPQPNETQVKVKVRAAGLNPADVIAITGNFQITPVLPLIPGFEAAGEIIELGRKVSEFQVGDKVLVALPYSTPDGVRFGAMAEELVAPAANIVKMPDNLDFACAAKACVAYGTAYISLQHCGRLKSGETLLINGGTGSVGSAGVEVGKRLGAKVIATAGGAEKCQKVTSRGADYAIDYKSEDIAQRVLELTDGKGADVILDTVGGDAFDASLNCINFEGRILAVGAASGKIPTVNILDLLSRNCSVIGVDFAAYTLKDTATVKQALTELMTWYSEGAIKPEKPNAVNLEQAAKALGKIEKGSANGKFALVMD; from the coding sequence ATGAAAGCAATTCAAGTACACGAATTTGGTTCTCCCGAAACTGTAATCAAATTAGAAGAAATCCCAAATCCTCAACCAAATGAAACACAAGTCAAAGTAAAAGTACGTGCTGCTGGTTTAAATCCTGCCGATGTTATAGCTATTACTGGAAACTTCCAAATTACTCCGGTTTTACCTTTAATTCCCGGCTTTGAAGCAGCGGGTGAAATAATCGAATTGGGTAGGAAAGTAAGCGAGTTTCAAGTAGGAGATAAAGTACTTGTCGCTTTACCTTACTCTACTCCGGATGGCGTTCGTTTTGGAGCAATGGCAGAAGAATTAGTTGCTCCTGCTGCTAACATTGTGAAAATGCCGGATAATCTCGATTTTGCTTGTGCTGCAAAAGCCTGTGTTGCTTACGGTACGGCTTATATTTCTCTCCAGCATTGCGGAAGGTTAAAAAGTGGTGAAACTTTATTAATTAATGGGGGTACGGGTAGCGTAGGCTCTGCTGGGGTAGAAGTTGGTAAGCGTTTGGGAGCAAAGGTAATAGCAACTGCTGGAGGTGCTGAAAAATGTCAAAAAGTAACTTCACGCGGTGCGGATTATGCAATTGATTACAAAAGCGAAGACATTGCACAAAGGGTTTTAGAACTTACTGATGGTAAAGGAGCAGACGTGATTCTCGATACGGTTGGTGGAGACGCTTTTGATGCTTCCCTTAACTGTATTAATTTTGAAGGAAGGATTTTAGCGGTTGGTGCTGCTAGCGGTAAGATACCTACGGTAAATATTCTTGATTTGCTATCACGTAATTGTTCGGTTATTGGTGTAGATTTTGCAGCTTATACATTAAAAGATACTGCCACAGTCAAACAAGCTTTAACTGAATTAATGACTTGGTATTCTGAAGGTGCAATTAAACCAGAAAAACCAAACGCTGTAAATTTAGAACAAGCAGCAAAAGCTTTAGGAAAAATAGAAAAAGGTTCTGCTAATGGAAAATTCGCATTAGTTATGGATTGA